The following are encoded together in the Bubalus kerabau isolate K-KA32 ecotype Philippines breed swamp buffalo chromosome 3, PCC_UOA_SB_1v2, whole genome shotgun sequence genome:
- the NBL1 gene encoding neuroblastoma suppressor of tumorigenicity 1 isoform X2, which produces MSRRALQPLISIDLFWRQFVARRVCGQEGRGLEATGMMLRVLVGAVLPVMVLAAPPPINKLALFPDKSAWCEAKNITQIVGHSGCEAKSIQNRACLGQCFSYSVPNTFPQSTESLVHCDSCMPAQSMWEIVTLECPGHEEVPRVDKLVEKILHCSCQACGKEPSHEGLSVYVQGEDAQGAQPGTHPHPHPGGQAPEPEDPPGAPHAEEEGAED; this is translated from the exons ATGTCTAGGCGGGCCCTGCAGCCGCTCATTAGCATCGATTTGTTTTGGAGACAGTTTGTGGCCAGGAGGGTCTGCGGGCAGGAGGGCCGTGgtctgg AGGCCACGGGCATGATGCTGCGGGTCCTGGTGGGGGCTGTCCTGCCCGTCATGGTCCTGGCTGCGCCTCCGCCTATCAACAAGCTGGCCCTGTTCCCGGATAAGAGCGCCTGGTGTGAGGCGAAGAACATCACCCAGATCGTGGGCCACAGCGGCTGTGAGGCGAAGTCCATCCAGAACAG GGCCTGCCTGGGACAGTGCTTCAGCTACAGCGTCCCCAACACCTTCCCGCAGTCGACCGAGTCCCTGGTGCACTGTGACTCCTGCATGCCAGCCCAGTCCATGTGGGAGATC GTGACCTTGGAGTGTCCCGGCCACGAGGAGGTGCCCCGGGTGGACAAGCTGGTGGAGAAGATTCTGCACTGCAGCTGCCAGGCGTGCGGCAAGGAGCCCAGCCACGAGGGGCTGAGCGTCTACGTGCAGGGCGAGGACGCGCAGGGGGCCCAGCCcggcacccacccccacccccatcccggtGGGCAGGCCCCTGAGCCCGAGGACCCCCCTGGGGCCCCCCACGCCGAGGAAGAGGGGGCTGAGGACTGA
- the NBL1 gene encoding neuroblastoma suppressor of tumorigenicity 1 isoform X1, whose amino-acid sequence MMLRVLVGAVLPVMVLAAPPPINKLALFPDKSAWCEAKNITQIVGHSGCEAKSIQNRACLGQCFSYSVPNTFPQSTESLVHCDSCMPAQSMWEIVTLECPGHEEVPRVDKLVEKILHCSCQACGKEPSHEGLSVYVQGEDAQGAQPGTHPHPHPGGQAPEPEDPPGAPHAEEEGAED is encoded by the exons ATGATGCTGCGGGTCCTGGTGGGGGCTGTCCTGCCCGTCATGGTCCTGGCTGCGCCTCCGCCTATCAACAAGCTGGCCCTGTTCCCGGATAAGAGCGCCTGGTGTGAGGCGAAGAACATCACCCAGATCGTGGGCCACAGCGGCTGTGAGGCGAAGTCCATCCAGAACAG GGCCTGCCTGGGACAGTGCTTCAGCTACAGCGTCCCCAACACCTTCCCGCAGTCGACCGAGTCCCTGGTGCACTGTGACTCCTGCATGCCAGCCCAGTCCATGTGGGAGATC GTGACCTTGGAGTGTCCCGGCCACGAGGAGGTGCCCCGGGTGGACAAGCTGGTGGAGAAGATTCTGCACTGCAGCTGCCAGGCGTGCGGCAAGGAGCCCAGCCACGAGGGGCTGAGCGTCTACGTGCAGGGCGAGGACGCGCAGGGGGCCCAGCCcggcacccacccccacccccatcccggtGGGCAGGCCCCTGAGCCCGAGGACCCCCCTGGGGCCCCCCACGCCGAGGAAGAGGGGGCTGAGGACTGA